A single Marinilabiliales bacterium DNA region contains:
- a CDS encoding MerR family transcriptional regulator codes for MPYKEKKVEKLYYSIGEIADMFNVNTSLIRYWEKEFDIIKPKKNKKGNRFFTIEDINNFYLIHELVKERGMTLKGAKKKIRENRENTVKNFELVRILKEVKGMLLEIKEGL; via the coding sequence GTGCCCTACAAAGAAAAAAAAGTTGAAAAGCTCTATTACTCCATCGGCGAGATTGCTGATATGTTCAATGTGAACACCTCTCTTATCCGTTACTGGGAAAAGGAGTTCGATATTATAAAACCAAAGAAGAACAAGAAGGGTAACCGGTTTTTTACCATTGAAGACATAAATAATTTTTACCTTATTCATGAACTGGTTAAAGAGCGGGGAATGACCCTGAAGGGGGCCAAGAAGAAGATCAGGGAAAACAGGGAAAATACGGTAAAAAATTTCGAACTTGTAAGGATCCTTAAGGAGGTTAAAGGGATGCTCCTGGAAATAAAAGAAGGATTGTAA
- a CDS encoding M23 family metallopeptidase, with amino-acid sequence MAKEKFRFNPETLQYDRISHSFRDKFFSFFAYFSASVVLAVLYLLVFSYFFDLPREKVLKREVNQLNLQYEILNKQLDQIGYVLDDIQNRDDNIYRIVFNADPIPKSIRTAGFGGVNRYTELEGYENSDLIIETARRIDILKKQLYVQSISYDEVIDLALNKEDMLASIPSIQPVAIRDIRRIGGYWGWRIHPIYKIRMFHEGMDFTAPRGTDVYATGNGVVARVINDRSRRGYGTFVDIDHGYGYRTRYAHLDRVLVRRGQEVKRGDVIGLVGNTGASTAPHLHYEVIKNNRPVDPVNYFYGDLSPEEFDAMIEMSMQGGSFMGY; translated from the coding sequence ATGGCAAAGGAAAAATTCAGGTTTAATCCCGAGACTTTACAGTATGACAGGATAAGTCATTCGTTCAGGGATAAATTCTTCAGCTTCTTTGCATATTTTTCTGCCAGTGTTGTTTTAGCGGTTCTTTATCTTCTTGTATTCAGCTATTTTTTTGATCTTCCAAGGGAAAAGGTGCTTAAGAGGGAGGTAAACCAGCTTAATCTGCAGTATGAGATCCTCAACAAGCAACTTGATCAGATAGGCTACGTACTGGATGATATTCAAAACAGGGACGACAATATCTACCGTATCGTTTTCAATGCCGACCCTATACCAAAATCGATAAGAACAGCCGGTTTTGGCGGTGTAAACCGATATACGGAACTTGAGGGTTACGAGAACAGCGATCTTATAATTGAGACAGCAAGAAGGATTGATATCCTGAAGAAGCAGCTCTATGTCCAGTCCATTTCATATGATGAGGTAATAGACCTGGCCTTGAACAAAGAAGATATGCTTGCAAGTATTCCTTCAATCCAGCCGGTTGCAATCAGGGATATCAGGAGAATCGGAGGTTATTGGGGCTGGAGAATTCACCCGATATATAAAATACGTATGTTCCATGAAGGGATGGACTTTACTGCTCCCAGGGGGACTGATGTATATGCAACCGGAAACGGCGTGGTTGCGCGTGTGATAAATGACAGGTCACGGAGGGGTTACGGTACTTTTGTCGACATTGATCATGGATACGGGTACCGGACAAGGTATGCTCACCTGGACAGGGTCCTGGTAAGGCGGGGGCAGGAAGTTAAACGGGGGGATGTTATCGGGCTTGTTGGAAATACCGGCGCATCAACAGCACCACATCTGCATTATGAGGTAATCAAGAATAACCGTCCTGTTGATCCCGTCAATTATTTCTACGGTGATCTCTCACCCGAGGAGTTTGATGCAATGATCGAGATGTCAATGCAAGGAGGTTCATTCATGGGTTATTAA